The sequence AAATATCAACATATTCAAAACGTCCTGCCGGCGATGGGCTACGGCGAACAGCAATTGAAGGACCTTGAAGAAACAATCAATAATACCGACTGTGATGCTGTAATCATTGGAACTCCGATGGATTTATCTCGTATCATTACGATTAATAAACCATATACACGTGTGCATTATGATTTAGATGAAGTGGGTAGCCCGAATTTGAGTGGAATTTTAAAAGGGTTTATCGAAGAATATAAGCTTGAGCAGTAACTAGCTGATACGAAAGCTAATAGGCAAATAGATACTAAATAAGAAACGAAAGCGCAGAGATTCTATAGTGAATCTCTGCGCTTTCCTATTGATAAATATCACCACGTCTGTTGATTAACCATTTACTTGCATAATATACCGGTGAAAAAGGCTTGAAAACCACCTTTTTCACTAGATCATTTCCGGTTCGCTTTCGGCTAATTATTCACGACATGATTACCGTAGAAGTATGTGTGTATAGAAATGACTTCGTCATCCCTATACATAAAACAGCCCGGTAATAGTATAGAAGTCGTTCAATCTAAAGCGAAACCAAAGCTACTATACACAGAGTGCCTAGTGTTTGATTAAGTTACTTTTTGGTAAATCAACAGGCGTGAACTATCACAGTATTAGCCTTTATTTCATGAAGTATGTTCATGATTAACATGATGTCGTCCTATTGGTACGACAGAAGGAGAGTCTGAAATCGGGTCCTTTACCACAATGCAATTAAGACCGAAAACATCTTTAACCAATGTACTTGTTATCACCTTTGACGGTTCTCCCTCAGCCATAAGCTTTCCCTTACGAAGCGCAAAAATATAATCTGCATAACGTGCTGATAGGTTTATATCATGAAGAACCATTACAATTGTAGTACCATGTTTTCGATTAAGGTCTGTAAGTAGGTCTAGAATCTCGACTTGATAGGTGATATCTAAAAAGGTTGTCGGTTCATCGAGAAATAAAATGTCCGTTTGTTGGGCAAGTGCCATTGCAATCCAGACACGTTGTCTTTGACCACCTGAAAGCTCATCGATATCACGATTAGCAAGCTCAGTTATATTCATAATTCTCATAGCTTCGGCGACTGCTTCATAATCCTTTTTTGTCCAACCGCCGAGCAATGATTGATGTGGAAATCTTCCTCGTCCAACCAAATCTGCTACAGAAATACCTTCTGGAACAATGGGAGATTGAGGGAGTAGTCCTAAAACGCGTGCCAATTGTTTCGGAGGAATTTTGCCGATTGGCTTTCCATCAAGAGTGATGTCACCAGCTGTAGATTTTATGAGCCTTGCAAGTGTTTTAAGAAGTGTCGACTTTCCGCAGGCATTTGCTCCAATAATAACGCTTATTTTATTACTCGGGATAACAAGGCTTACTTCTTCGATAACCGTTTTATTGTCATAGCCTGCTACAAGTTCTTCGGCTTGAAAAATATGTGTCGGTTTCATTATAATTCTCCCTTTCGATTCATTCGGACTAGTAAGTAGATCAGATACGGCGCTCCAATTATTCCAGTTATGATGCCTACCGGGAATCTAACCTCAAAAGCAAATTGTCCGATTAAATCTGCCGCCAACACTAAATTAGCGCCAACAAGCCCTGCTGGAATTATATTAGAGAAGCCAGTTCCGACTAGTCTTTTTGCGATTGGACCGGCAAGGAAGGAAACAAACGCGATTGGGCCTGTGGTAGCAGTAGCAAGAGAAATCATGCAGACGGAACTGACAATAAGCATAATTCTTGTCCTGTCCGTATTCACTCCGAGAGAAGTGGCGGACTGTTCCCCAAGCTCCAATATACTTAGACGTTTTCCTAACATGATAACGATAGGCGAAAAGACAAGCACGGATAGTACAAGAGGTGGAAGCTCATGCATTTGAGAGCCATTGAGGCTGCCGCTAAGCCATCTGAGTGCTGCTGGAATATCTTGTTCTGCGCCAATGAGTAATAGATAGGATATTACGGCGTTAAGCATAGCTTGTATGCCTATACCAATAAGGATTAATCGCCCAACGGAAAATGATTTTCCTCTGGATAATAGATAAATGATTATAACGGTGGCAAGACCAGCAACCACCGAAGCAATGGAGACAACAGCTCCACTTGCATGCAGCACGACTATGCAAAACACAGCCGCTGCACTTGAGCCAGTAGTAATACCGATTACATTCGGATTCGCAAGTGGGTTACGCAGCATCGTCTGGAAGATGTCTCCAGCAATCCCGAAAGCAAGTCCAGCAAAAAGACCTGCCAGCATTCTTGGCAGACGTATAGTAGTAACTGCAAAGGAGACACCTTGGAGTTGCTCCCCGGAAAGTGCTCGGATGACATCTCGCACTGGATAAATGGTGTTCCCCAGTAAAAGCATGGCACAGCAAAGAATGCAGGCAAGTATTGTAAGAAGGCCGGTAATTAGTATCCATCGGCGTTGTCTTTGACGTCTACCCGCTATAATAAACTCGACAGCTTCATTTTTCATAATGAACTCACTTTCGATCTCATCGCTAATAGTATTAGTAGTGGAGCCCCTACAAATGCTGTAATTACACCGACTTCAAGTTCTCCAGGACTCCCAATAAGCCTACCAAATACGTCTGATATAGTCAGAATAATTGCCCCTGAAATAGCGGACATCGGTATAACAAAACGCAGATCAGGGCCAAGAAGAAGACGCATGACATGAGTCGATAAAAGCCCGATAAAGCCAATAGGTCCTGCCAATGCTGTAGCAGCACCGCATAAAAGAACCGCTCCAAGAGCCGCAACAAGCCGCAAGACTCCTGTTCGGACACCTAATCCAGTTGCAACATCGTCACCTAGTGCGAGTGCATTCAGCGCTGGTGCAGAAAGAAAAGCTAGTAATGCTCCAATGATCAAAAAAGGAGAGAAAGTAATAATAGCATCCCAGGTTCCTGAGCCGACGCTACCCACTTGCCAAAACCTGAATTGATCCATGACATGAGAGCGTGGAATCATGATTGCAACGACTAAAGAAGAGAGGGCCGCACTTGTGGCAGCCCCCGCTAGAACAAGCTTTATGGGGGTGGCGCCACTACGCCCCATTGAGCCAATACCAAATACGAAAATAGCAGTAATTGCTGCACCGGCTAAAGCTAGCCATATATATTGATTCGCACTACTGATATTCAGAAACGCAATTCCACAAACCACAAATAACGATGCGCCCGTGTTAACGCCTAATATACTTGGATCTGCAATCGGATTCCGAGTGACAGCTTGCATAAGTGCCCCTGAAACGCCAAGTGCAGCACCACAAAATAAGCTGAAAATGGTTCGGGAAATCCTCTTACGAACTACGTTTGCGTCATATGAATCAATACTGGGATGAAATAAACCATCAATCACTCCATTGACACCTATCATTCGAGAGCCAAAGACTAAGGAGGCAAACACACATACGCCAAGTAAAATAAAACAAATTAGCAAAACCAATGCAAAGTTTTTTGGAATATGAGGGCGCAGCTGTTTTACTTTTAAAACAGATGAACTATTCATTTAACTTGTCAATAGCTCCTCCTATTAATTTTAGGTACTCGTCAATCGTATAAGATATCGAAAGTGGATTTGGCGTTCCAGCAGCTACTAAAGGCGTATCGCTCTCAATAAACGCAACAGAACCTCTCTCAATTGCAGGGATTTTGCCGAATACTGAGTCGGCTTTAAGAGCTTGATATAAGTCGTCATTACCATAGCCAACTAATAGATCCGCATCGTAAAGAGCCTCTGCATTCTCGGCACTTAAACTTAGGGAATAACTGTTAGGGTCTGTAATCTGTTCCGTAACACTTTCAGGATAAACCATCCCTAGCTCGTGTAGGAAAGAGACGCGAGAGTCTACAGGTGTATAAATGTGTATTTTAGACATATCATCAGCCGAGAAGTTGACCCAAACAACTTTCTTGCCTTTAATCTGAGGATATTTGCTTAGCTTTTCATTAACCATGTCCTCGGTATCTTTGATAAGTTGTTCGCCTTCTGCTGCCATACCCATACCTGCTGCATTAAAAGTGACTTGCTCACGCCATGTAGTTGCCCAAGGAGCAGTCGGATAGGCTATAACTGGAGCGATTTTATTGAGAAGATCATAGTCTTCCTGTGTGATACCAGAGTAAGCTGCAAGAATTACATCTGGATTCGAATCTGAAATTGCCTCAAAATCAAGACCGTCCGTATCTTGGAAAACATTCGGAGCATCTACGCCGAGCTCTTCAAGCTTTTTAGCTGTCCAAGGTAAAAGTCCGCTATCATCCTGAACACCAAAATTCGCTGCCGAGAAACCGACAGGTAGAACTCCGAGGGCAAGAACAATATCGTGATTAGCCCATTGAACTGTTGCAATTCGTTCAGGCTTGCTTTCAATTACAGTTTCACCAAGCGCATGCTTGATTACGATTGGATAGTCGGAATTTTCCTCTTCAGTAGCGGCTGTTTCAGTTGTAGGTGTTTCAGCACTTTCCGAAGAATTTTCAATCGGTGTTGAACCTGATTGCTTATCTGAACAACCAACTAGTAGTAGCATCAGCACAGTCGAAATGATTAATGCCGTTAATGAAATTCTTCGTTTTGTATTCATTATGAGTAACCTTCCTTATCATGAACTGTATTTTTTAATGATTGTTGATTCGCTTTACCGAAAAAAACTACGTAAATTATTGTTTTATGTAGTTTTTTGATAAAAGATACTTCTGCCTGCTGTTTTCTTTATGATAATGTTAGAGAGTTTTTCTAGTAGTCTCCTTTACTTATTTGATAATGAGAATCATTATCGCTAGTATATATATCTTGTGATATGGTGTCAATGAAAAGTTTATGATGAGGTATAATTGTTTAATCTCGCCTCAAAAATACGTGGTGTATATGAGCTTTATATTCTTGAGAAATCATTGTTAAATAGCAATCAAAATCGAATTATGCCAAACATTCTAGGCTACTCACTTATGGTAACATGTAGGTAGTTCGTTGCTCGTCTCCTTCAATCTCATGAAGTTGAGCTGAAAATAAGAAGAATTCAATCGAGGTGCCTATCCATGAAAAAGATGCGCTATGAAAATACAGATAAAAGTGCCGGTATTTCCACATTTAAAGATTTGCGACAGTGGCGAAAAGAACGCAAAAGCAAACAAAAAGATTTATCATTCCAAGTGCCGTTGGTAGAAAAAACGGAAGAAACGTTTTTACAACGTAATCGGATGGTCCCGACAATCACATGGATTGGACATTCCACTTTTTTGATTCAACTTGACGGACTAAATATCTTGACTGATCCAGTGTGGGCAAAACGACTTGGTACGGATAAACGATTAACACCCCCAGGACTGTCGATAAGGGATTTGCCGCCAATCGATATCGTCCTCATTTCACATAGCCACTACGATCATCTAAGCTATTCTTCTATTAAAAGGCTGAAAGGTGATCCAATCTTTTATGTCCCGATTGGACTTGGACAGTGGTTTAAACGAAAAGGATTCAGTAAAACTGTGGAATTTAACTGGTGGGATGAGCATCAAATCGCTGGATTATTGATTGCTTTTATGCCAGCACAACATTGGACAAGAAGAACGCTAACCGATACAAATCACTCACATTGGGGCGGTTGGATTGTTAAGGACACCAGTCAAACTATCTATTTTGCGGGGGATAGTGGTTATTTCAAAGGTTTTCATGACATCGGGGACAAGTATGCCATTGATTATTGCCTAATGCCGATTGGTGCATATGAGCCGGAATGGTTCATGGCTACCCAGCATGTTAGTCCTGAAGACGCTATCAGAGCCTTTATTGATACACGTTCTAAAGTGATGATTCCGATGCATTATGGTGCGTACCGGTTAGCTGATGATACACCAAAAGAAGCACTTGATCGACTGCTGGCTGAATGGGATAAAAGAAAGCTAGCTAGCGAGAAATTAGCGATTATGAAAATTGGAGAAACTATTAAGATAGGGACTTCTTCTACTTGAAGGGAGCACGAACGAACTGAAAGTTATAATTGAAAATGAAATGATTACGTGTAATGTTCAATATGGCAAGCGAAAGAAGTTATCCATTCATATAGATCAGTTTGGTTTTATAACCGTGAAAGCTCCCAAAGGTACAAGCGAAGAAGTGATTGTCAGTGTAATTGAAAGTAAAGGGAAATGGATACTTGAGAAAATCCATGCAATTGGTGTTGCAAAGGAAACCCCAAAGGCTAGGGAGTATCACGCTGACGGGAAGTTCTTATATCTTGGAACTGAACGTTTTCTCCATGAATTAATTGAAATAAATGAATTAGATGAAGAGACGCTTAAAAGAAATCTCAAGAGATTTTATATCAACAGCTGTAAGAGTGTTATAGAGGAACGGGTAAAAATCTATCAAAAACAACTAAAAGTAAACCCGAAAATGATTGAAATCATCGAGTCTAAGGCAAAGTGGGGGAGTTGTAGTTCGGATCGAAATCTAGCCTTTAATTATCGGCTGGCAATGGCCCCAATTGACGTCATTGATTATGTAGTTATCCATGAACTATGTCATATCCATCATATGAATCATGATCGTTCATTTTGGAGACGCGTGGGGAGCATTATGCCAGATTATAAAGAGAAGGAAGCGTATTTAGCGAGGTATGGGCATTTAATGTTGCTATAACAAAGTTTTACCCCTAAAGGCTATTAAACTTTGTTAAAGTGTATAAGGATATATTGAATAAATAAAGAACTGGAATGGTGAATAAGCATTGAAAACATTTAAAAAAGTGTATGTTGAAATTATAAGCGTGTGTAATCTTGCGTGTAGCTTCTGTCCACCGACGATTCGAGAAGCAAAGATTATCAAACTAGATGCATTTAACGATATTTTAGATCAGCTTAGTCCCCACACGAAGTATATTTATCTTCATGTGAAAGGTGAACCTCTCATGCATCCAAGAGTCGATCAATTATTGGATGCTGCTCACGCTAAGGGATTTAAAGTGAATATTACGACGAATGGAACGCTTATTAAAAAGAATGCCAAGAAATTACTAGGTAAACCAGCATTGCGTCAAATTAACTTTTCGCTACATAGTTTTGACGGACATGAAGGCTCTGAAAATCGGGAAAAGTACTTGGGCGATATTCTTGATTTTGTACGGGAGGCTAAAGAGTATAATACGATTATTTCATATCGCTTATGGAATCTTCAACAAGAACATAGAAACGATTTAGCGAAGAGAAGAAACCGTGAAACATTAGAGATTTTGGAGAATGAGTATAGCTTAGACTTCAAGATTGAAGAAAAAGTACAGCCAGGTAAAGGCGTGAAAATTACGAACAACGTCTATCTCAATCAAGACCATGAATTCCAGTGGCCTAGTCTACTGGCGCCTGAGGATGATGGCAAAGGATTTTGTCATGCGCTTCGCAGTCAAGCAGCTATTCTTGTAGATGGAACAGTTGTCCCTTGCTGTCTGGATGGAGAGGGCGTCATGAATTTAGGAAATGTCAAAGAGAAATCTTTTTCTGATATTATCGATGGAGAACGCGCCAATAATATTGTCGATGGTTTTTCGAGAAGAGAAGCGGTTGAAGAAATGTGTAGGAAGTGTGGATTTAGACAGAAATTTGGCGTTTAATGAGTATTCACCTGAATTGTATTTGAGCGTTACTGGTTTGTAATACTAAAAAAGTGCCTGATTTCAAATTAAAACCATAGATACTCTTTCAAATGATGAAAAGAGTGCCTATGGTTTATATTTTTTTCGCTATTAAGCTGGGAAAAGAAAATCAGTTCCGTGTGTATTAGTGTTTCTTCTTCCCAAGCGATTGGCCTCCTAAAATATCGATGATTTCTATTTAATAACTTTCGCGATTTTTATGAAATTTCAATAATTAAAAGGAAATCAAAGTGGTAATGTGGTATTATTTCCCTTGTATAGGAGGGAATATATGAAGACCGAAAAGTTCATTAAGACTACATTAGAGGTAGTTGGTTTTCCATTTACATTAGCAAACATGTATGTTAGTAAAAAGAATAAGGTAAGTGAAATAGGAGAGTTAGTAAAAATCAAAGATAGGGTCGTTCATACTGTTATTTCTGAATATGAAGAATCTACATGTACTGTAATACTAGATGCAGGATTGAGCTGCTGCTCAATCGATTGGTGTACTATTCAACCTCAATTATCTAAATTCTGTAGGGTGATTTCATTTGATAGAGCAGGTTATGGTTGGAGCTCTGCAACAGATCAACCATACACAAGCGAAGATGTTGTAGATGACCTATCGGAAATACTGGAGAAACTTCAAATAAAGCCACCATATATCCTAGTAGGGCATTCTTTTGGAGGCCTCAATATGCGATTGTTTGCTAGTAAACATCCAAGTAAAGTAGCATCGCTAATCTTAATTGATGCTGTTCATGAAAATAGATATTTGAGTAGTGAGTGGGACACTATTCGAAGGAAAGTTCATAAGAAAAACTTGAACACATTCAAGTTTGGTTATTTGACTAGTGGTTTGGGGCTGCCAAAATTATTAAAGCTTCCAGTTGGGAGAAAACAGCTACCAGAACCCTATCAGAAGTATATTAAGCATATAGGCTACCATCCAAAATCTTATGAAGCTGTTTTTAAGGAGTTTCTATATAGTGAAAAATCAGCTTTGCAACTCGTAAACTCCGAACCGTTGAATGAAGACTTATCCGTAACGATTATAAGTTCGAATAATATAGAAGCAACTTGGATAGAACATCAAAAACTTTTTTGTAATCTGACAAATAATACATCGCACATTAAAACTAACAATAATCATTCCATACATTTAGAAAACCCGGAATTAGTAATCGAGACGATAAGGAATGCTGTAAGACAGTTGGATGATGGTGTGTTAGCCGTTATTTAAACGAACATGTGAATGGTATCAGTTGTCATTCACTAAGGAAAGGGGAAATGATTTTTTTGATAAGTCCTATAGGGATAGTAGATTGGGTAGAGAAAAATGAAATGATGGATGAATTGTTAAATCGAGAAGATACCTTAACGACTGAACCGATGGATCATGGATTTGAAGCCGAGGTCATGAAGATATGTTCAGATAAAGATAGCTTTGTATTGAAAGTGTGGAATAAGAACTCTAAACCTAATATTAGCTTCCAATATCATTTATTGAATATCCTATTTGAACAAGGATTAGCAGTCTCTAAACCATTTGGTTGGGGGATAAATCCGAACGGGGATCAGGTGTTGTTAACAACATTTGATGGAATGCCGGTTCTGAATGTGAATAAAAAGAAAATGATGGAGATTGCGAACATCCTATCAAAAATACATCAGGTTAAGGTCGGAGAAGTTGAGAATATTCAAGTTCCTAAGCGCGATTTCATCGACTACTTTTTTCCTGGAGTAAGAGAACACGCCGACATAAATAATGCTTTGATTTCTCTCGTTCAAATAACCCAAATCAATCAAGAACATATTATTCATGGTGATTTTCATCTAAGAAATATATTGGAGAAAAATGACCGATACATCGTAATCGATTGGACGAACGGACAATTAGGGGATCCCAGATATGATTTCGCCTGGTCACTTACTTTGTTGAAAATATACGTCTCTGAGAATTCCGCAAATGTGTTTTGTTCTGCTTATCTACTGAAAAATGAAATTCCAAAGAAAGAGCTTGAGATTTTTGAGGCGTTGGCTTGCCTCAGATGGATTTTGCTTCATAGAAGCGGTGGTGTACCCAAAGAACCGAACACAATAAAGAGAGTAAGAGGTCTACTAACAAATAATCCATTCATAAAAGAATTTGAGTTTACAATATAAAAGGAAGGGAATTAATTTTCTCCTTCCTTTTATTATAATCAAATCTAAAGAAGGTAGTATGATGGGGAATAATCCAATATTTTACTATCCGGACGCGAGTATACAACAGGTTGTATTAGTGCTTATTTTGAGGGAATACCTGAAGATGAGAATATTTTAAGGTTATCATCAGAGAATGGGGAACATAAAGTGTATAATTTTAGATAGACGGTGAAAGTTGAAAATGTAAAGCGCATGATTGTAGATAGTAAAAAAAATCGAGGTGAGAAAAATGTTCAAAGAAATTGATGAGAAAAAGAATTTATTGGATAGTAAACGGCCTTTATCTTCCCACACATTGAAAAGCCTTAGAGAAAAACTATTATTGGAGTGGACCTATCATTCCAATGCGATTGAAGGCAATACGCTAACGTTAAAAGAGACAAAAGTTGTTCTTGAGGGCATTACAGTGGGTGGAAAAACAATGAGAGAACACCTTGAAGTGATTAATCATCGGGAAGCAATTTTGTATGTAGAAGAAATCGTTGGGCAGGGTGAACCGCTTACGGAATGGCAAATTAAAAATTTGCAACGGCTTATCCTGAAAGGAATTGACGATGAATACGCAGGCCAATATCGAGACCAACAAGTATTTATCTCCGGTGCAGTACATGTTCCGCCAGCATCATTACAGATACAAGAGAAGATGGAAGGGCTCATGAAGTGGCATGACGGTGCGGCGCAAAAATTACATCCTGTAGAGCGAGCTGCTATGCTTCATGTGATATTTGTAGGTATTCACCCGTTTATAGATGGTAACGGACGTACCGCTAGACTGCTACTTAATTTAGAGCTTATGAAAGCTGGATTTCCACCAATCATTATCAAAACAGAAAATCGACTTGCCTACTACGATGCACTCGACAAAGCACATACGACAGATGATTACTTCGATTTCATTGAACTAATCAAAACAGAAGTCAATCATACACTCGATTTGTATGTAAGTGTCGCTGGCTAGTTGGCAAAAAAGAATTGAAAGAAGATCAAGAGACGGTATCATGCGAATCTTGTTCTTTTTGTTGTTCAGTGCCAAATGCTTATTAAAACGTGAAAGTATGAGCAGATGTCACCTCAACAAATTACGAAAAACGGAGCTGATTTTCATTAAAACGAAAGTCAATGATTCATTTATCTACTTTCTAGCGGAACCGAATATTGTTTTTGTTTATCACATCGAAACACCACAATATGTAACAATATTGGATTTTATGGATGGCTTATATAAGTGCGAGACGTTTGAAATCAATCATGAAGACGATTTTGGGGCGTTCGACCATCGAGAAAGTCAGCCGATTGAAGGAAGAGGATATTTTATCAATCAAGATAGTATGAACGAGATGGTAGAAGAAATCAATAAACATATTCAGAAGGTACGACAGGTAAAGGACCAAGAGAATCATTTAGGTGCAGTTCATATCGTTACTTCAGAATCTGCAGCGGGTTCTTTAAGATTTGGACTTAAAAAACCTAATACAGTTATTGGATTTTCAGACTCTTTTTCGATTGGACCATTGTGGAAATTAGACGAAAAGGCGGGTCAAAGCTTCCGCACAGAATGGCTAGCAGAAAATATTAACTATGAGAACGATGATTATGAATATGAAAATAAAGTGAGCAATACATTGCGTGAGATTGAAGATATAGCCAATCATATTCCAATCTATATTTGGTATGGCAATAATGCAAATGAACAAACAGCTCTTCGTTTTTACCTCTATTTATTTCGAGATAAGACAAATGAGATTTTTCTTGTGAACACTACGGAACTTTATGAGAGATATAATACATCTATAGAAGAACCACCTATTTTCTATACTAGTCAAATGGATTCGGAAATTTTAAGAACATTTTATGTGAGTAATAAAGATAACAGACCATTGGCTGATAACAAGCGTCGTCAATTTCATCGAGAATGGGAAAAGCTTGCCCAAACGAAGGATGTTTTGCGTTTATGGATAGATGATAAAATTCAAGGTGTACCAGAATCTTATTATGATCCACTTATCCTTGAAACTCTGGAAAAACTACATGACCAGCAAGGAACGAAAGATTTTATCAAAACTGGAAACGTACTTGGAGAAATAGTAGATAGAATGGATGTGCGTATTGATATTTTCTTTTTAGAATATCGGATTCGGTATTTAGTCTACAGCGGGGCACTTGGGTTAAAAGGAATTCCCAAATCAATGAGGCACTACAGTGTGAAACTTCGGTGATTCGTCGGCGTTAATTAGTTAGGACACCATTCATGGTTTATTGCGTAGAAGATAGAAAATTGGACAATCAGAATATCAATCATTACAATTTGTTTGGTACTAAAATTAAATCAAGGGGTGGACGGATATGTATCGTAAAGTAGAGGATTTCTTAGAAGACTGGACTGTTTCGTATGAAGGAACCGCCAATGTAATTAAGGCAATGACCGATGAAAAGCTTGATCAATCCATTGTGGAGAATCATAGTACACTCGGCTGGTTAGCTTGGCATTTAGTCGGAGCGGCAGGTGCTTTTGGTCAGTTTGCTGGATTAAAAGTGCAGGGACCCGGACGAAATGATCTACAACCAACAAGCGTTCAAGAAATTTCCCAAGCATATGAGGCGGTTGCACACGCGATTAAGGAAGAAGCAGCGAAACTTACCGACGAAGACTTGCTGGAAGTGGTTATGAGCTTTACAGGGGAAACGAAACGCGGAAAGCTATTGCGCGGACTCATCGATCACCAAACGCACCACCGCGGGCAAATGACGGTTCTTCTACGTCAAGCGGGTTTAACAGTACCACCGATAATGGGACCTACAAAGGAAATGCAAGGATAAGAAATAGTACAAACAATTTGTTTTAACTTTGCGACAATAACTAAGAAGCCGGTTCTCTTTCATAAGTAGAGAATCGGCTTTTTTAGATCTAAACCATAACACT comes from Sporosarcina sp. FSL K6-3457 and encodes:
- a CDS encoding DUF1835 domain-containing protein, whose product is MRILFFLLFSAKCLLKRESMSRCHLNKLRKTELIFIKTKVNDSFIYFLAEPNIVFVYHIETPQYVTILDFMDGLYKCETFEINHEDDFGAFDHRESQPIEGRGYFINQDSMNEMVEEINKHIQKVRQVKDQENHLGAVHIVTSESAAGSLRFGLKKPNTVIGFSDSFSIGPLWKLDEKAGQSFRTEWLAENINYENDDYEYENKVSNTLREIEDIANHIPIYIWYGNNANEQTALRFYLYLFRDKTNEIFLVNTTELYERYNTSIEEPPIFYTSQMDSEILRTFYVSNKDNRPLADNKRRQFHREWEKLAQTKDVLRLWIDDKIQGVPESYYDPLILETLEKLHDQQGTKDFIKTGNVLGEIVDRMDVRIDIFFLEYRIRYLVYSGALGLKGIPKSMRHYSVKLR
- a CDS encoding DinB family protein, with protein sequence MYRKVEDFLEDWTVSYEGTANVIKAMTDEKLDQSIVENHSTLGWLAWHLVGAAGAFGQFAGLKVQGPGRNDLQPTSVQEISQAYEAVAHAIKEEAAKLTDEDLLEVVMSFTGETKRGKLLRGLIDHQTHHRGQMTVLLRQAGLTVPPIMGPTKEMQG
- a CDS encoding Fic family protein, with translation MFKEIDEKKNLLDSKRPLSSHTLKSLREKLLLEWTYHSNAIEGNTLTLKETKVVLEGITVGGKTMREHLEVINHREAILYVEEIVGQGEPLTEWQIKNLQRLILKGIDDEYAGQYRDQQVFISGAVHVPPASLQIQEKMEGLMKWHDGAAQKLHPVERAAMLHVIFVGIHPFIDGNGRTARLLLNLELMKAGFPPIIIKTENRLAYYDALDKAHTTDDYFDFIELIKTEVNHTLDLYVSVAG